Genomic segment of Panicum virgatum strain AP13 chromosome 9N, P.virgatum_v5, whole genome shotgun sequence:
AGAAATATCATCCAAAAGCTCCTAGATGATCCAAACCTCTTGACAACTTAGGACTGCAAGGTAATCAAACAGACAAGATGAGCAAAGCAACCAACAATTTCTGTGAAAATGACATCACATTCAACTGGCATAATTGTTTGCGGTCACTACTTAGAATGTTTAGCGTACCTTGCTGGCAATGTTGCTGGACAGCCAGTCCAGGCCTTCATACAATCCCTCACCAGTTGTAGCACAGGTGCTTTGAATGTACCTGTCAGCAAGATTAAAGTCGTCGATAAGTCCTCAGCTGTACTATGTCAAGCAGAAGTGCAGAAATACAACACTGATGATCGTTTCTATTACCAGTGACGCTGGCGAAGTGAATGCAGTCCAAGCTTATCAGTAATCTCAGCAGCGTTCATAGCATTTGGAAGATCTTGCTTGTTAGCAAACACAAGCAAAACAGCATCGCGTAACTCATCCTGCAATCAGTAACATATCCATTGCTGTGAGCACACAACCACATACCAGTGGAAAGATTCTTTAAGAGCACAGGGATTTACCTCATTCAGCATTCGGTGGAGCTCATCCCTGGCTTCAACAACACGGTCCCTATCGTTGCTGTCCACAACGAAGATGAGACCCTGTGTGTTCTGGAAGTAATGCCTCCACAGCGGCCTGATCTGTTTTCAGGCGATGTGAATTAAAATTTAATAGTTGAGAGAAATACAACTAAccaattttaaaataaaattgaggAAGATAAAACAGAGGAAGGTATACTGTATTTTTCATAGCGAAAAAGAGGCACACCAAGCAATATAAAACCATccattggaaaaaaaaaatcagcacgACATATCGGTAACAATGCTATAGAATGAAGTGGCTAGACAAGCATAATTTCCAAATGGAAGTTGCAGAGCATATAATCTCCATACCTTGTCCTGACCCCCGACATCCCAGACAGTGAAGCTGATGTTCTTGTACTCCACAGTTTCAACATTGAATCCTGTATTTGAAAGTCGGCCAATGTTGAGAAAAGGAGATCACAGAATGTCACAACTTACAATTCATGTTTGGGCGAAGCTACTTCTCGACAAGAGCAGTTTGGTTTCAAGAGAACAGTTTTAAAAGGGTATGTCGTGTCAAAGCATGAAAGCAAGTATTAATTTGCCGATAGATATTATTCTTCACTTTACTGTATTCCAGTAAATCTGGTGTACATTGGAATGGGCATAACTTCCCATCTGTGAGCTAAAGCGGCTTTTGTCTGTTCATTAGCTGTTTCAATAATGGAGAGATCTCTGATCTAGCTGAGGTGCTAAATCTCCTATGTCGTGTCAAGCAAGTATTATTTGTGAGAACGTGAAATCTGCATCTACCAGGCATTTGTCAATAGCTATGATTCTTCATTTTATTGTATTCAAGCAGATTCGCTGTTCATCGCAATGACATAACTTCATATCAGCTCCATTTGTCGTTGGAATAATTAAGTGATCACAGCTACCAACAACTTGTGCTCTAGCTGATTAGGTCGAGGCAAAATGCGTCCATGCTTTCTATGAACAGAAATGTTAATTACTCTTGTTTAACAGTTTAGTGTCCAGGGttgtttttttcaaaaatggtCAAAATGGTGAGCTGTAATATAGAAATTCAGTTTCCATCAAACTAAGTGGCGGTGGGATTACGCAATCGTTATTTGGAAGGTTTGTCCTGAATTGCAATACTGCAGTCCACAACCAACCTTAATCCAAACATATATTTACGACGCGATGCTCACATAGGCTGAAGCTTACCGATGGTGGGGATGGTGGTCACGATCTCGCCGAGCTTGAGCTTGTAGAGGATGGTGGTCTTTCCGGCGGCGTCGAGCCCCACCATGAGGATCCGCATCTCCTTCTTGGCGAACAGCCGACTGAACAGCTTGGTGAACGTGAGCCCCATCTCTTCCCTCTCGCCTGCAGCGTCGAACTCAAAATCAGAATGATCAATCCATCGCCCGTCCCTCCCACGGGCTCAGGCCGCTAGATCTACGCGCACGGCACCCAGATCCACCTCGGGAACGAGCAACCGCTGAACCTTCCACCGCAGCTCGCGAATCCAACGACCCGACACGAGATCCGCCAGGCGGATCTACAGACAGCCACGCGCGCGCAAACGCACGAGGAGAAGAGAACATTCGCCTAGATCTCGGACGCAGAGGAGCGATCCTCCACGGGGAAGAGCTGGTGGGTGGGAAGGGCGAAGGCTCACCTTTTCGGCGGATCCGATTCGCGGTGAGATCGCCGGCGACGCAGCCGGGGACGGGGGAGGCACCGGCCGGAGGCGGGGAAGGAGAGGCGCTCGGGTGGTTGTTGCTTCTGGCGGAGGTGCGCGTCTCGCCTATTTTATagagaaaattcgattcatgccaccacaactccgtgaaacaATATGAGAtctaattttaaaaaattggagtggcatAGATCCAACTCACCCTATTTTATACGGGGCCAGAGGAGCGAGCCCACCATTGTGCCGCGGGGTCGCGTCAACCGAACGCGTCTCACCTCCACCGCAGCTACACGAGGAAAAACACTTTTGGAAGCGTGACGCGGATCAGAGGGAGAATTTGGCAAAATTTGTGTTACTCGTAGGGACTGTACTGTTTTTGACTTTTTACGATAACAAACTGGAGTGTACTGTTTTTGCATGCTTGTGTAACATATGCTATGAAGTATGAGATAAACAAATATGAGCTACAGTGAAAACTCACGAGCTTTTTGTTTTTGATATGTCTAACGCGGAAAAAATATTCCACGTGGGTATGGTTAAGTTAAAGGCGTCATCCCATAACGCAAGccatatttgcatatattttCACTCACAGTCCCACCATTATCTCTCGACTTTCTAAACTTTTCTGTTAGATAAACATTATTATCTCTCAATTTTCTAGGCTTTTCCATATTAAAGAAACACCCTAGATCATTAGTTCCGATTTCctcacccgggactaaagggtctttgcagtgaaataaaaaaattactccATACCTAATAGATTTTGAATCCGCTTTTTGCCTCGTGCATAGCTCCTTACCACCCCATCTACACAACACATACGACACTACTTGGGATGCTTTTTTAGAAAAACAAATTGTGACACCTACCAACTAGAAATAAAGGgtcttttagtcccggttgatGTTACCAGCCGGAAATAAATTGTTTAGACCTTTATTAGTTCCGGATTGTAACACTAACCGGGACTAAAATTAATCTCGGCATCGGATCCGACGGCGGTCGGGACAAATATGCAGAACCGAAGGCCCTTTCTGTACCAGTGAAACATTGCTATAAAGATAAGTTAGGTACTTCAACTTTCTATACTTCTTTTTCTATTAAAAAACATTaccattagacgacttagttaTCCAGTGAATATTTTCTCTTACACAAACTAGTAGTGCCCATGTGCGGCACGCACATATTTTAAAATCAAGAGATTTCTAGCATAAGTCCATATGCGACATCTTATGTTCAAAAAATTTAACAAAcaataattttatatttatgATAAAGATGTATGCACCATAAGGACTTTTAACTTCCATTAGACAAAAAATACATGTACTTATACAAGCAATTTTTAAAAATGTACATCTCAATGTTATTAGTATCTCCTAAATTACCAGGCTTCATACTCTAACAACATCCAACGTATTCACCATTTTCATGGTTATCTGAATCCAGGAGGAACATCAAGACCTTATTATTAACGGCTATGCACCTTTCCCGACTTCTATACTCCCAAACCAAGCCAATTTGAGAAAGAGCAAATAAGACTACAAAAAATTTCCATCCGAAAACTGATGGCCAATCTTCCTTTTTTCCATTCATCGTCATCCCTCTTTCCAAGTGTTTGTGGCATCAAAAGTCAACAAATACAACACATAATCAGGTAGTTTTTAGACAAAATTTCATACCAAAATGCATCACCCAGTCTAAAATTTCATAATTACATTAAATCGGCATTCAATCTAAGTAATGTGCTTGCCTGGTCAATAAATCTGTACCTATTTGTGGTATGGATAAAAACTTGGTATGCTCTTTTGCAGGTATAATTCCATCCAAAGGGAAACCTGTTGCATAAAGCCATAAACCAAATACAATTAGTTACAGTACTGTATAAGAGGAAAAATCTTAATAATAGAATATCAGCAGGCAGGCAATAAAATGATTCGATAGGGTAGGAATGAACATCATAGGTTGTATCACAGAAAGTTTGGGGGACATCATTAATTATTCAAATGATCAAGCTAACATCAAGTACACTATTGATCTAGAAGTATTGCGATAACTTGGGCCAATTGCCATTAAGCTAGCAATTGTAAAGTCAATTATTGATGTTGGTTTTGAGTTTTTTACCATGTTTAGCTCAGCTGGCTTCAGAAGGACATGCATTGATTAACCTAACAGTCCTGCGTTTTCTCATAGTATAAACTTTCAGTTCATCTAGATTTACATATACTGGCGAAAAACTCATGCATGTGCCACAACTCCCTAGGTATGTTGAGGAATAGACTAAGTAATTTATAACATCATTACTGCAATCAGAAGCAAATGTTAACAGGATGAAATTGCACTACTGGCCGTAGCAGAAAACTCATGCCTTTGTGGGCAGTTGTTGTAGGCTAACAGTAATTAATATTAGTATAAAGATAAGTAATGCCCCACAAGAATGGGTATCAACTCATCGACGGGACTTACTTGATTCAAAGAAATTTGGGGAGTTTCATACTCAGCCACCACAAAGACAAACACCTACAATCATCCAATGAAAGAAGTTAAGCAATAGAAGCAGGAGAGCATTCTTATGTTCTGTTTGGATAATTTCCATTATGTTTTCCACAGTATCATTGCATGAGAATAGAAAAGTAATATAAATTACAGTTACCCCAGAATTCAAAGGCAAAGATTCACACATGATCTTAGACACTAAAGAGACAAGTACTTCCTATGTCCGAGGATTTTTATTCCCGTTACTTTACAGTTTCCAGTAAATCCTATATTTCAGTAGATCTTGTATAAGCCGATACCATACTTTCTAGTAGACTAAAATTTAGAAATTGAACGGAAACAATGAACACCGAGGGGCAAGGGAATGAAGAACTCCAAATACACATTACTTGTTTTGTGTTCCACGTGAACAGAGATGAAAGGTCTGTCGAGATGTTCAGCGTCATGCTAATCTGAAAAACAACAAAGACACCAGTTGTAACAAATTCTCGGTATAAGCAATCTCCTGCTGGTTTTGGTCAATTTGCAGAGCACAAAAGGGTGCAGTGATCATTTACCTCGTTGTTGCCTTCTAATAGAGAGACATATTGTTGTGATTTTGAAAGCAAATATGACAGCCAAAATGAAAAGGGCTCCTGAATTTACGTTCCAGCCAATTTTACTGGAACTTCTAGTGCAGCTGACAGACCCATGGAAAAAATTCTTATCAAAATAACAAACAGGTACGCAACATTTGATCCAATTTGGATCAAGctgttcaaataaaataatttagtATATACGCTTATATGATATGGCTGCAATTTATGAGGACAAAAATTAACGTTGCCCATATAACGAAATGCAATAATCCTAGCATGTCCTTTCTGGATGTGCTCCTTACTTGCACCTATCAATCACATTGCAGTACTCTTTGAGGCAATCATTTAAACTAAAATCAAGCAGCCTCTATAGCACAACATGCATGGGATGCAGGTGTGTACATATAAGCAGCCTACATGGTAATCCATCTCGCAGTTTATCATTTACCTGTCACTGAGCTTGGCCCTTCTCATTTTTTCCCCTACAAGCTTTAGATATTGGGCTACCAGAAGATCTTGACCTTAAATTGCAAATTGCAATAGCAATTACAGAACTGATGACTGGATACAATAATGCAATATGCACCTAACTTGCCAGGTGAAATAAAAGCCTAACCGTTTATTACTACCCACTTCCTTGAAGATATCACCGGTTATTACATAGCTGCCAACTTCCACACTGTTAAAACAAGTGGAGAAATGATTAGAAATTCTGGATCTCCATGGGTAAAACTTCCCAGTTGCTACCTTGTTTCAACCAAACAAACAAAATCATTCACAAAATTAATCAGAAAAATTTAGCAACAAGTAAGTCACATATCTCTCCCCACATGCGGTGACCTCCTTTTGGCAGAAAGGACAGAAAAATAGTATTAGCtaaagagttaaatacaccagcggccctcgaacttgtccccaGGTGCCATTTAGGTCCAcaaactcgcaaaatcgaaatcttacaccttgaacttgttaagttgtgccacttaggtccatacctCTTGATATGGCGCCATGTGGcttgaatatatgcaaaaaactCCTCCAAAATTGCTATCTTCtacattcaccccctccccctcccattctatctctttctctccccccacgcctcccctgcttcctctgtcagtgcgccgccgccttggagcTAG
This window contains:
- the LOC120688001 gene encoding ADP-ribosylation factor, whose product is MGLTFTKLFSRLFAKKEMRILMVGLDAAGKTTILYKLKLGEIVTTIPTIGFNVETVEYKNISFTVWDVGGQDKIRPLWRHYFQNTQGLIFVVDSNDRDRVVEARDELHRMLNEDELRDAVLLVFANKQDLPNAMNAAEITDKLGLHSLRQRHWYIQSTCATTGEGLYEGLDWLSSNIASKS